The following proteins come from a genomic window of Aggregicoccus sp. 17bor-14:
- the tsaE gene encoding tRNA (adenosine(37)-N6)-threonylcarbamoyltransferase complex ATPase subunit type 1 TsaE translates to MTLPTRSRTLVSGSPEQTHALGVRLGRLLQPGDFVGLVGDLGAGKTHFVRGVAEGAEVDRSEVASPTFAIVYPYRGRVPLYHADLYRLADADELYATGFHDLVGADGAVLVEWLDRVPEAAPREHLRLTLSADREDPEERSLQADAVGARAVALLEAWLPAQG, encoded by the coding sequence ATGACGCTCCCCACGCGCTCGCGCACACTCGTCTCGGGCTCTCCCGAGCAGACGCACGCGCTCGGCGTGCGGCTCGGGCGCCTGCTGCAGCCGGGCGACTTCGTGGGGCTGGTGGGGGACCTGGGCGCGGGCAAGACGCACTTCGTGCGCGGAGTGGCGGAGGGCGCGGAGGTGGACCGCTCCGAGGTCGCGAGCCCCACCTTCGCCATCGTGTATCCGTACCGGGGCCGCGTGCCGCTCTACCACGCGGACCTCTACCGGCTCGCGGACGCGGACGAGCTCTACGCCACGGGCTTCCACGACCTGGTGGGCGCGGACGGCGCGGTGCTGGTGGAGTGGCTGGACCGCGTGCCCGAGGCCGCGCCCCGCGAGCACCTGCGCCTCACCTTGAGCGCGGACCGCGAGGACCCGGAGGAGCGCAGCCTCCAGGCCGACGCGGTGGGCGCGCGCGCCGTGGCGCTGCTCGAGGCGTGGCTGCCCGCGCAGGGCTGA
- a CDS encoding NAD(P)H-hydrate dehydratase, whose translation MKPVLTAAQMREAEGRAAALGVSSALLMESAGRALAEAVRGLLRPGGRVALLCGPGNNGGDGWVAARLLLAGGVRAELALVGERARLSAEAARNLEVLEGAGGEALALEALAPLREGDVAVDALLGTGLSRAPEGPFAEAIRWLERQREAGAKVVSADLPSGLHSDSGQAFEPCVQADLTVAFGAAKLGQVLQPGAARSGELSVADIGLPAGVLERLAGESAHLVEAADVLAAFPAREADTHKGTFGHVLVVAGSRGKSGAAALSGQGALRGGAGLVTVATPADALDAVLAHAPELMGVPLPAGAALGPEHLDALLAAAEGKDALVLGPGLPRGPGTAALLGELLSRVEAPALLDADALNAVSEDLSVLARAKGPLVLTPHPGEMARLCGQPTKQVQAARVQVARDFARAHGVTLVLKGSRTLTALADGRVYVNPTGNAGMATGGAGDVLSGLTGALLAQGLEPAVAAWAAVYAHGAAGDLAARRRGQAGLLARDLLEGLCELWVGWQR comes from the coding sequence ATGAAGCCGGTGCTCACTGCGGCCCAGATGCGCGAGGCGGAGGGGCGCGCCGCGGCGCTCGGCGTCTCCAGTGCACTCTTGATGGAGAGCGCCGGCCGCGCGCTCGCCGAGGCGGTGCGCGGCCTGCTGCGCCCCGGCGGCCGCGTGGCGCTGCTCTGCGGTCCCGGCAACAACGGCGGCGACGGGTGGGTGGCCGCGCGCCTGCTGCTCGCCGGCGGCGTGCGCGCCGAGCTCGCGCTGGTGGGGGAGCGCGCGCGGCTCTCCGCCGAGGCCGCGCGCAACCTCGAGGTGCTCGAGGGCGCCGGGGGCGAGGCGCTCGCGCTCGAGGCGCTCGCGCCGCTCCGCGAGGGGGACGTCGCGGTGGACGCGCTGCTGGGCACGGGCTTGAGCCGCGCTCCGGAGGGCCCCTTCGCCGAGGCCATCCGCTGGCTCGAGCGCCAGCGCGAGGCCGGGGCGAAGGTGGTCAGCGCGGACCTGCCCAGCGGGCTGCACAGCGACTCGGGCCAGGCCTTCGAGCCCTGCGTGCAGGCGGACCTCACGGTGGCCTTCGGCGCCGCGAAGCTGGGACAGGTGCTGCAGCCGGGGGCAGCGCGCTCCGGCGAGCTCTCGGTCGCGGACATCGGGCTGCCCGCGGGCGTGCTCGAGCGCCTCGCCGGAGAGAGCGCGCACCTGGTGGAGGCCGCGGACGTGCTCGCGGCCTTCCCGGCGCGCGAGGCGGACACGCACAAGGGCACCTTCGGCCACGTGCTGGTGGTGGCGGGCAGCCGGGGCAAGTCGGGGGCTGCCGCGCTCTCGGGCCAGGGGGCGCTGCGCGGGGGCGCGGGCCTCGTCACCGTGGCCACGCCGGCGGACGCGCTGGACGCGGTGCTCGCGCACGCGCCCGAGCTGATGGGCGTGCCGCTGCCGGCGGGGGCGGCGCTGGGGCCCGAGCACCTGGACGCGCTGCTCGCGGCGGCCGAGGGCAAGGATGCGCTGGTGCTGGGGCCGGGCTTACCGCGCGGGCCCGGGACCGCGGCGCTGCTCGGCGAGCTGCTCTCGCGCGTGGAGGCGCCCGCGCTGCTGGATGCAGACGCGCTCAACGCCGTCTCCGAGGATCTCTCCGTGCTCGCGCGCGCGAAGGGGCCGCTGGTGCTCACCCCGCACCCGGGCGAGATGGCGCGCCTGTGTGGGCAGCCCACGAAGCAGGTGCAGGCGGCGCGCGTGCAGGTGGCGCGGGACTTCGCGCGCGCGCACGGCGTCACCCTGGTGCTCAAGGGCTCGCGCACCCTCACCGCGCTCGCGGACGGGCGCGTGTACGTGAACCCCACCGGCAACGCCGGCATGGCCACCGGCGGGGCAGGGGACGTGCTCTCGGGCCTCACCGGCGCGCTGCTCGCGCAGGGGCTCGAGCCCGCGGTCGCCGCGTGGGCCGCGGTGTACGCGCACGGGGCCGCGGGAGACCTCGCGGCTCGACGCCGGGGACAGGCGGGGCTGCTCGCGCGCGACCTGCTCGAGGGGCTGTGCGAGCTCTGGGTGGGGTGGCAGCGATGA
- a CDS encoding holo-ACP synthase, with protein MAVVGLGLDICSIERMRKILEGPRAERFLERVYTDAERALCSARADAAGAYAARFAAKEALVKALGAPPGIRWRDMEVVRAGGAPGFVLTGVAARVMAERRLGALLSLTHDAGVAAATVVLQQLPGEG; from the coding sequence ATGGCAGTCGTCGGCCTCGGCCTGGACATCTGCTCCATCGAGCGCATGCGCAAGATCCTCGAGGGTCCGCGCGCCGAGCGCTTCCTCGAGCGCGTCTACACGGACGCGGAGCGCGCCCTGTGCAGCGCGCGCGCGGACGCCGCGGGCGCCTACGCCGCGCGCTTCGCCGCGAAGGAGGCCCTGGTCAAGGCGCTCGGGGCTCCGCCCGGCATCCGCTGGCGGGACATGGAGGTCGTGCGCGCAGGCGGAGCGCCGGGCTTCGTGCTGACGGGGGTGGCCGCGCGGGTGATGGCCGAGCGGCGCCTGGGCGCGCTGCTCTCGCTCACGCACGACGCGGGCGTCGCCGCGGCCACGGTGGTGTTGCAGCAGCTTCCCGGGGAGGGCTGA
- a CDS encoding pyridoxine 5'-phosphate synthase, whose amino-acid sequence MGQRLGVNVDHVATLRQARRTTYPDPVTAAAMAELAGAGQITIHLREDRRHIQDRDLRVLRETVQTLLNLEMAATPEMVKIAYEHKPDVVTLVPERREELTTEGGLEVAGQRDAIARIIKNLKDGEISVSLFVDPDLDQVRACHKVNADRIELHTGRYCEARNEKERARELARIVDAAKSAAKLGMGVAAGHGLNYDNVRPIARIAEIDELNIGHAIVARAVLVGFERAVREMLELMNHPG is encoded by the coding sequence ATGGGACAGCGACTGGGTGTCAACGTGGACCACGTGGCGACGCTGCGGCAGGCGCGCCGCACCACGTATCCGGATCCGGTGACGGCGGCCGCCATGGCAGAGCTGGCCGGGGCGGGGCAGATCACCATCCACCTGCGCGAGGACCGCCGCCACATCCAGGACCGCGATCTGCGCGTGCTGCGCGAGACGGTGCAGACGCTGCTCAACCTCGAGATGGCGGCCACCCCGGAGATGGTGAAGATCGCCTACGAGCACAAGCCGGACGTGGTGACGCTGGTGCCCGAGCGGCGCGAGGAGCTCACCACCGAGGGCGGGCTCGAGGTGGCGGGCCAGCGCGATGCGATTGCCCGCATCATCAAGAACCTCAAGGACGGGGAGATCTCCGTCTCGCTCTTCGTGGACCCGGACCTCGACCAGGTGCGCGCCTGCCACAAGGTGAACGCGGACCGCATCGAGCTGCACACGGGGCGCTACTGCGAGGCGCGCAACGAGAAGGAGCGCGCCCGCGAGCTCGCCCGCATCGTGGATGCGGCCAAGAGCGCGGCGAAGCTGGGGATGGGCGTGGCGGCAGGCCACGGGCTCAACTACGACAACGTGCGCCCCATCGCGCGCATCGCCGAGATCGACGAGCTGAACATCGGCCACGCCATCGTGGCGCGCGCGGTGCTGGTGGGCTTCGAGCGCGCGGTGCGCGAGATGCTCGAGCTGATGAACCACCCGGGGTGA